One Deltaproteobacteria bacterium genomic window, GATCGAGGTTCATTTCGATCCCGCTTCCCGCTCTTCCCGCCATCTCAAAGGATGAGCTCGTTAGCCCTGCCGCACCCATGTCCTGAATACCGACGATAAAGTCGGTCTTCATAACCTCGAGACAGGCTTCAAGGAGCAGTTTCTCCAGAAAAGGATCACCCACCTGGACGGTAGGGCGCTTTTCCTCGGATTCTTTGTCGAACTCCTCCGATGCCATGGTGGCGCCGTGAATGCCGTCTCTCCCCGTCTTCGCCCCGACATAGATCACGGGATTTCCGACCCCGCCCGCTATTCCTTTGAATATCCTGTCCTTTTTCGCTACTCCCACGGTAAAAACGTTCACGAGAATATTTCCGTCGTAGCACTCGTCCAGGTAGATCTCACCCCCCACCGTGGGGATTCCAATGCAATTGCCGTATCCCGCGATGCCGGAAACCACCCCTTCGACGAGGTAACGGGTCCGGGGATTCTCCGGATTTCCAAAGCGGAGAGAATCGAGCAGGGCTATGGGCCTCGCCCCCATGGTGAAGACATCGCGGAGTATACCGCCAACTCCCGTTGCAGCTCCCTGATAAGGCTCGATGAAAGACGGGTGGTTGTGGGACTCCATCTTGAAAACGGCTGTCAGGCCGTACCCAATATCTATCACGCCCGCATTTTCGCCTGGCCCCTGTATCACGTAGGGGCCCTTCGTCGGAAATTTCGACAGGTGAACCTTCGACGATTTGTAGCTGCAGTGCTCGCTCCAGAGAACGGAAAATATCCCCAGTTCCGTTATGTTCGGGGGCCTGCCGAGGATTTCAAGAATTCTTTCGTATTCCTCATCCGTCAGGTTGTGCTCCCGGATAACCTCGGGAGTTATTGTCACCTCTTTCATGGCATCTTCCCCGCAAGGCTGTCGATGACGGATTCAAATATGTGCCTTCCATCCACAGACCCAAGCTCGGGCTCCGAGCACCTCTCGGGATGGGGCATCATTCCCACCACATTTCTCTCACGGTTACAGATGCCCGCAATATTCTTCACGGATCCATTCGGGTTCGCCGACTCCACCACGTTTCCCCCGGCATCACAGTATTTGAAAACAATCTGATCGTTGTCTTCGAGCTCCAAAAGAGTTTCAGCCGATGCCGTATAGTTCCCCTGGTAGTGCGCCACGGGAATTTTCAGAACGCTTCCTCTTTGAAGGCTCGACGTGAAGGGCGTGTCCTGTGTCTCCGTGCGAAGATAGACATGGTCACAGATAAACTTCAGAGAAACGTTGGCCATCATTGCGCCGGGGAGCAACCCCGCCTCCAGCAGTATCTGGAAGCCATTGCAAATACCGATGACGGGGGCACCCCTCTTTACGAATGTCTTGAGGGCAGACATAACCGGCGAGAGCTTCGCCATGGCTCCCGTCCTCAGATAATCACCGTAGGTAAACCCTCCCGGCACAACCACGAGATCATATCGATCGAGGCTCGTCTCCTTGTGCCAGACAAAATCCGTGTCCATCTTGAAGACGTGTTTCAAAACATGGTAGCAATCGTGATCGCAGTTTGATCCCGGAAAAACGAGCACCCCTCCTTTCATTTACCCCTCTCCAGCAAAATTGTCACCCCTTTCGATCATCGATTATTTCGAAGGTGTAATCCTCGATAACGGGATTCGCCAGGAGCTTCTGGCAAATTTCCTCCAGCAATTTCCTTGCTCTTTCCTCTGTTACATCCTCCAGCTCTATATCCATAACCTTGCCTATCCGTACCCCTTTCACCTCGCCGTATCCGAGGCTGCCAAGCGACCTGGCTACCGCCCTTCCCTGCGGTTCGAGAACCCCTTTCTTCATAGTCACATAAACTCGTGCCTTCACCGTTTTCCCCTTTTTTCTCCCTGTCCCCTGCTTTTTTTATAGATGTAATCGATGTTTCGGAAATAGTATGTGATGTCGAAAACAGAATCAATCTCATCGTCACTCAATACGCTTCTGATAACCCGCGACCTCTTTACTATCGCGTGGAAGTCTCTTTTTTCTTTCCACGCTTTCATGGCGCTTTTCTGAACAACTTCGTACGCTTTTTCCCTGGCCATGCCTTTTTTGGCCAGATCCAGGAGCAACCTCTGGGAATAGAAAAGATTAAAGCTCTTTTTCATGTTTTCTATGATAGCATCCTGATTTACAACGATAGTTTCCAGTACCCCGAGAAACCTGTTGAGCATAAAGTCAAGCAGGATCGTGGCATCGGGAGATATCACCCTCTCGACGGATGAATGGGATATATCCCTCTCGTGCCACAGGGCAACGTTCTCCAGAGACGCCATGCTGTAACTTCTGAGCAACCGCGCCAATCCCGACAGGTTTTCCGTCATGATCGGATTTTTCTTGTGGGGCATGGCTGAAGAGCCCTTCTGACCTTCAGAGAAATACTCCTCAAACTCCTTGAGCTCCGTTCTCTGCAAATGCCGTATCTCAACGGCGAACCGCTCTATCGACGAGCCCACAACGGCCAGCGTCGTGAAATAGCGCGCATGCCTGTCTCTCGGGACGACCTGCGTTGAAACGGTTTCCCCCTTCAGTCCGAGCTTTTTCATCACATATTGCTCGACGTAGGGGTCGACATTGGCAAAGGTGCCGACTGCTCCGCTCAGCTTCCCGTGGGCTATTTCGGCCCTCGCTTCTTTCAGCCTTTCTAAATTCCTCTTCATCTCCTCCATCCAGGAGAGAAATTTCAACCCCACCGTCACCGGCTCCGCATGAATCCCGTGGGTCCTCCCCATTATGGGTATCCCCCTGTACTCATCCGCCTTCGCCCCGAGGAGATCGATGATCTTCTGCACGTCATCGATCAGAATATCCGTGGCCTGCACCAGCTGCACGGCAAGGGATGTATCGAGGATATCGGAGGAGGTGAGACCGAGATGGAGGTATGCCGAATCATTCCCGATATATTCAGCCACGGACTGGAGAAATGCTATCACATCATGTTTTACCACCTCCTCGATCTCGGCTATTCTGTCGATGTTGAAGTTCGCATTCCTCCTAATCCTCTTCACAGCATCAACGGGGACGACACCGCGTCTCGACATCGCCTCGGCAGCAAAAATTTCAATCTTCAACCATATGCGAAACTTGTTTTCCGGTTCCCAGATATAAGCCATGTTCCGCCTGGAGTATCTTTCGATCATATATCCCCCCTGTCAGGCTCTCTCCGTGCTCCCGAAACCACCCTCACCCCTGCCCGTCTCATCGAGCTCATTTACGATCTTCAAGGGAAGCTGATCGTACCTGGAGAATATCATTTGCGCTATCCTGTCTCCTCTTTTCACGACGAAATCGGTATCGCCGAGATTGATGAGGATAACCTTGATCTCCCCACGATAATCGGAATCTATGGTACCCGGCGTATTGAGCAGGGTCACGCCATGTCTGTATGCAATACCGCTGCGGGGCCTCACCTGCGCCTCGTATCCGGAAGGAATGGCAACCGATATGCCCGTTGAAACCAGGGCTCGCCCGTACGGTTTAATTACCAGATCATGGTCAATGCATGCCCTGAGGTCACATCCTGCCGATCCGGGGGTCTGCCGAGACGGTGCGAACAGCGGGTCATCGGTCCCTGTGAGCTTGACCTTGACCACGAATTCCATATTCAGATCAATCCCCCCAACTCGAGATCCTTTTCAGATATGTTTCCTATCGCCGTTACGACAGTGCTGTCTTTGGCGAGCGCATGATCCGCAAAGTCAAACACATCATCTTTGGTAACCCCGTCTATCTGCTTCGCCACCTCTTCGGGTGAAATGTAAGTCCCAAAATACATCTCGTTTGAGGCAAGCCTCGTGAGCCTGAAGTCCGTGGAGTCGAAATTAATGAGCAGACTCCCCTTTATCTGCTCTTTGCCTTTGCCAAGCTCTTCATCGCTCAAGCTATCCTTGTTCATGTCACTCAAAACATCACCGATAACCTTCATAAGGTCTCCCACCTTATCTGGCGTGGTCCCGGCATAGATTTTCAGCATTCCCGAGTCCGCAAAAGTGGATACAGAAGAATATATCGAATAGACGAGGCCTCTTTTTTCCCGGACTTCCTGAAACAGTCTGCTCGACATACCCGAGCCGAGAATGGAGTTCATAACGAAGGCAGGATACCGGTGCACGTCCTTTTTTCCCGGCCCGGGCATGCCGATACACACGTGTACCTGCTCGATACCCCTTTTCTGGACGAAAATTCCACGGGACTTCCGGGGTTTTGTTTTTTCTTCTGCACGCTTTGCCAGGAGAGGAGAGTCAAAGTGGGGGGTGAAGAATGACACCACTTCATCGTGATCGAGGTTTCCAACGGCAATGACAATGATTCCCTGCTTTTTGAAAATGTTGTCGAAGTACTCTCTCAGGGTCTGTCCGCTCAGAGAGCGAACTGTTTTCTGCTTTCCCTGAACCGGAAATCCGAGAGGGTTATCGGGCCAGAAGGAGACGCTCAAGAGGTCATGTATGTGGTCCTCGGGGTTGTCCTCGATCATCAAAATCTCCTGGCACACGACTTCCTTTTCCTTCTCCACCTCACCCTCATGAAAAAGGGAGTTATGAAAAATGTCACAGAGAATTTCAGAAGCCAGCCGCTGATTCTCCTTCAGCACCTTTGTGTAGAAGAATGTATACTCCTTGCTCGTGTAGGCGTTTATTACGCCCCCGACCGATTCGACTTCCCGTGCAATTTCGAGGGCGGACCTGGTCTCGGTCCCCTTGAAGAGCATGTGCTCAATGAAATGGGTAATACCGTTCCTCGCGGCATCTTCTTCCCTGGAACCGGATTCAACCCAGATGCCGAGAGATACGGAATAGACGTGGGGAAGGCTTTCGGTAATGATCCTCACACCGTTGTTCAGTACGGTCTTTCTGTACATACCGGGTTATTTCCTCGGACCATCTTTCCCCCGGCGGTGAGAGGGGCCCCTGCTCGTTCTTTGCTGGCCGTATCCGGCATCATCTTCAGGTTTGATGAGGTCTTTCCTGTTCAAACGGATCTTCCCGTCTCCGTCAACGTCCAGCACCTTGACGTCGACCTCCTGTCCCTCTCTCAGCACGTCAGACACAGCGTTAATTCGCCTGTGTGAAATCTGCGAAATATGGAGGAGGCCTTCCGTACCCGGAAAAATCTCCACAAACGCACCGAAATCCATGATCTTTTTCACTTTTCCCCTGTAGACCTTTCCGATCTCAGCTTCCTGGACGAGCTCCTTTATTATCTCCATTGCCTGCTTCACGCTCTCCTCATCGACGGCATATACCCGAACGGTTCCGTCGTCCTCCACGTCGATTTTAACACCCGTTTGTTCGATAATACCCCTGATGACTTTACCCTGTGGCCCGATGATCTCGCGTATCTTTTCCGGTTTTACCATTAAGATTTCCAACCGGGGAGCATATTTTGAAATCTCCGGCCTCGGCTTGTCCAACGCGCTGTTCATCCTGTCTATGATGAACAACCTACCCTCCCTTGCCTGGGAAAGCGCCCTGCTCAATATCTCCCTGCTTACCCGCTCGACTTTGATGTCCATCTGTATGGCAGTCACTCCCTTGCTGGTACCTGCAACCTTGAAATCCATATCCCCCAGATGGTCCTCGTCTCCCAGAATATCCGAGAGGATAACCGTCTCGTCGCCCTCGGTAATCAGGCCCATGGCGATACCGCCGACAGGAGCTTTGACCGGAACGCCGGCGTCCATAAGTGAGAGAGATGTGCCACACACGGTAGCCATGGAAGATGACCCGTTCGATTCGAGTACCTCTGACACCACCCTGATCGTGTAGGGAAATTCCTCCTCCGATGGGAGTACCTTCGAAATTGCCTTCTCAGCGAGCACTCCGTGCCCTATCTCCCTCCGCGCTGGAGTCCTCAAAAACCTCACTTCCCCCACCGAGTAGGGAGGAAAGTTGTAGTGCAGCATAAACCTCTTTGACGTTTCGCCTGTCAGGGCATCGACGATCTGCTCATCCTCGGCCGTTCCGAGAGTGGTGGCCACAAGGACCTGAGTCTCCCCCCGGGTGAATATTGCTGAGCCGTGAGCCCTCGGCAACACGTTTGTCTCACTCCATATTTCCCTTATCTCCTGAGGTGTCCTTCCATCAATCCTCTTTTTGCTTTCAAAAAGCATCCCGCGAACGAGCTTTTTCTCGATCTCTTTGAAGTACGAGGAGATGACGACCCCCTTCTCCAGAATGTCATTCTCGGAAAACGATCCTTTCACTTCCTCCCAGATCGCCGCTACCCTTTCCCTTCTTTCACGCTTATCGGGGAGCCTGAAAGCCAAGCCCAAGGAGTCAATCGCGTAAGAATCGATCTTTCTCTTCGATTCTTCGTCAAGGGCCGGCTCTTCGAAGCTGATCTTGGAGGTTCCCGCCTCGAGCACCATATTATCCTGGAGATCTATTATTCTCTTTATCTGCTCCCAGCCATGCATGATCGCGTCGAGCACATCATCCTCGGGGACCTCCATCGCATCCCCTTCGACCATGGTTATTCCTTCCCTGCCTCCTGCGATCATGATGCTCAGAGAGCTTCTCAACAGCTCATCGAGAGAGGGGTTGATGACATGCTCCCCGTCCACGATGGCAACTCTCACCGCGGCAATCGGCCCTTTAAAGGGGATCTCCGATAAGGAAAGAGCCGCAGATGCCCCGACGAGAGCCATAACATCAGTGGGGTTGTCGTTATCGAGTGAAAGGACGGTGGTTATCACCTGCACATCGAAGGAAAAACCACGGGGAAGAAGGGGCCTGATGGATCTGTCTATGAGCCTCGATACGAGAATCTCCTGCTCCGTAGGCCTGCCCTCTCTCTTGAAAAATCCTCCCGGTATCTTCCCGGCGGCAAAGGTCTTCTCCAGATAATCCACAACGAGGGGGACGAAGTCCACACCCTCACGGGGTTTCTCCGATATGCATGCCGTGGCGAGAACAACGGAATCACCCATCTTGACGGTTACAGCGCCACCGGCGAGTTTTGCCAGCTTTCCTGTTTCGATTACTATTTCCCTGTTTCCTATTTCAGTAACGTATTCTTTAACCATACTCTCCTCTTTTTTGCTATGTACTTGATTTATTTTCTGAGACCAAGGCGCTCTATCAATTCCTTGTAACGCCGGGAATCGTTAGACTTTAAATATTCGAGCAGCCTTCTCCTCTGGCTCACGAGCTTCAACAGACCCCTGCGGGATGTAAAATCCTTCTTGTGCTCCTTCAGATGTTCCGTAATCTCATTAATTCGTTCGGTAATGAGAGCTACCTGGACTTCCGGTGATCCCGTATCCGTTTCGTGAGTTTTAAACTGCTCGATAATTTCCTTTTTTCTCTCCGTGTTCAAAACCATCTCTTCCTCCTTTTATGCTGAAAAGCTCTCTATCTATAGCACAATTGATACCGCCATGATAGAAATTTATCCCCCGGGAAAGACACACATGTACCGCAGATTACCCCCTCTTTTCTTTTCGATCAGCGCGATGATCTCCCCCCTCGGGTTCTTGACCTTGTACCTGCCGGGAGGAGAGCCTGCGGATAAGAACATCTCAGGCCTCGAACCCTTCATGATCATTTTTTCGCCAAAATCGTCTACAAAAATTCCGGGAATATCGGGCAACGCATTGTCCATGCTGATGAGGGCTTCGTGAAGATTGCCCCTATCTTTCATATCGAGAAGATCTTGCATGCGATAGGCAGAATCAATTTTCAAGAAACCCGATCTTTCCCTTATGATTTTCCTGGCCGTAACCGGTATGCCTATTCTGTCTGCAAGGTCCCTCGCCATGGATCGAATGTAGAAGCCGGCTTCGCAGGAGATTACGACTTCAGCCTCAATACCATTATAGCCGACACATTCGATTTTCCGGCACGTAACTTTTCTCGGTTTCAGCTCGAACTCCACCCCTTTCCTGGCAAGCTCGTAAGCCCTCCTGCCCTTCACCTTGAGAGCGGAAAACCGGGGCGGCGTCTGCAGGTAACTCCCCTCGAAAGATTTTAAGGCATCGGTGAAGGCGCTTCTTTCAAGGGAAAAATTATCAATCTTCTCCGTTAC contains:
- the purQ gene encoding phosphoribosylformylglycinamidine synthase subunit PurQ, with translation MKGGVLVFPGSNCDHDCYHVLKHVFKMDTDFVWHKETSLDRYDLVVVPGGFTYGDYLRTGAMAKLSPVMSALKTFVKRGAPVIGICNGFQILLEAGLLPGAMMANVSLKFICDHVYLRTETQDTPFTSSLQRGSVLKIPVAHYQGNYTASAETLLELEDNDQIVFKYCDAGGNVVESANPNGSVKNIAGICNRERNVVGMMPHPERCSEPELGSVDGRHIFESVIDSLAGKMP
- the purS gene encoding phosphoribosylformylglycinamidine synthase subunit PurS codes for the protein MKARVYVTMKKGVLEPQGRAVARSLGSLGYGEVKGVRIGKVMDIELEDVTEERARKLLEEICQKLLANPVIEDYTFEIIDDRKG
- a CDS encoding adenylosuccinate lyase; protein product: MIERYSRRNMAYIWEPENKFRIWLKIEIFAAEAMSRRGVVPVDAVKRIRRNANFNIDRIAEIEEVVKHDVIAFLQSVAEYIGNDSAYLHLGLTSSDILDTSLAVQLVQATDILIDDVQKIIDLLGAKADEYRGIPIMGRTHGIHAEPVTVGLKFLSWMEEMKRNLERLKEARAEIAHGKLSGAVGTFANVDPYVEQYVMKKLGLKGETVSTQVVPRDRHARYFTTLAVVGSSIERFAVEIRHLQRTELKEFEEYFSEGQKGSSAMPHKKNPIMTENLSGLARLLRSYSMASLENVALWHERDISHSSVERVISPDATILLDFMLNRFLGVLETIVVNQDAIIENMKKSFNLFYSQRLLLDLAKKGMAREKAYEVVQKSAMKAWKEKRDFHAIVKRSRVIRSVLSDDEIDSVFDITYYFRNIDYIYKKSRGQGEKRGKR
- a CDS encoding dUTP diphosphatase, whose protein sequence is MEFVVKVKLTGTDDPLFAPSRQTPGSAGCDLRACIDHDLVIKPYGRALVSTGISVAIPSGYEAQVRPRSGIAYRHGVTLLNTPGTIDSDYRGEIKVILINLGDTDFVVKRGDRIAQMIFSRYDQLPLKIVNELDETGRGEGGFGSTERA
- a CDS encoding insulinase family protein, with translation MYRKTVLNNGVRIITESLPHVYSVSLGIWVESGSREEDAARNGITHFIEHMLFKGTETRSALEIAREVESVGGVINAYTSKEYTFFYTKVLKENQRLASEILCDIFHNSLFHEGEVEKEKEVVCQEILMIEDNPEDHIHDLLSVSFWPDNPLGFPVQGKQKTVRSLSGQTLREYFDNIFKKQGIIVIAVGNLDHDEVVSFFTPHFDSPLLAKRAEEKTKPRKSRGIFVQKRGIEQVHVCIGMPGPGKKDVHRYPAFVMNSILGSGMSSRLFQEVREKRGLVYSIYSSVSTFADSGMLKIYAGTTPDKVGDLMKVIGDVLSDMNKDSLSDEELGKGKEQIKGSLLINFDSTDFRLTRLASNEMYFGTYISPEEVAKQIDGVTKDDVFDFADHALAKDSTVVTAIGNISEKDLELGGLI
- the pnp gene encoding polyribonucleotide nucleotidyltransferase → MVKEYVTEIGNREIVIETGKLAKLAGGAVTVKMGDSVVLATACISEKPREGVDFVPLVVDYLEKTFAAGKIPGGFFKREGRPTEQEILVSRLIDRSIRPLLPRGFSFDVQVITTVLSLDNDNPTDVMALVGASAALSLSEIPFKGPIAAVRVAIVDGEHVINPSLDELLRSSLSIMIAGGREGITMVEGDAMEVPEDDVLDAIMHGWEQIKRIIDLQDNMVLEAGTSKISFEEPALDEESKRKIDSYAIDSLGLAFRLPDKRERRERVAAIWEEVKGSFSENDILEKGVVISSYFKEIEKKLVRGMLFESKKRIDGRTPQEIREIWSETNVLPRAHGSAIFTRGETQVLVATTLGTAEDEQIVDALTGETSKRFMLHYNFPPYSVGEVRFLRTPARREIGHGVLAEKAISKVLPSEEEFPYTIRVVSEVLESNGSSSMATVCGTSLSLMDAGVPVKAPVGGIAMGLITEGDETVILSDILGDEDHLGDMDFKVAGTSKGVTAIQMDIKVERVSREILSRALSQAREGRLFIIDRMNSALDKPRPEISKYAPRLEILMVKPEKIREIIGPQGKVIRGIIEQTGVKIDVEDDGTVRVYAVDEESVKQAMEIIKELVQEAEIGKVYRGKVKKIMDFGAFVEIFPGTEGLLHISQISHRRINAVSDVLREGQEVDVKVLDVDGDGKIRLNRKDLIKPEDDAGYGQQRTSRGPSHRRGKDGPRK
- the rpsO gene encoding 30S ribosomal protein S15, translated to MVLNTERKKEIIEQFKTHETDTGSPEVQVALITERINEITEHLKEHKKDFTSRRGLLKLVSQRRRLLEYLKSNDSRRYKELIERLGLRK
- the truB gene encoding tRNA pseudouridine(55) synthase TruB, which gives rise to MSDVSGVVNYSKERGPTSFRSTERIRRLFGVRKAGHGGTLDPDAEGVLPVFLGSATRISSLFLKGEKEYRVFFRLGIGTETFDMRGKVTEKIDNFSLERSAFTDALKSFEGSYLQTPPRFSALKVKGRRAYELARKGVEFELKPRKVTCRKIECVGYNGIEAEVVISCEAGFYIRSMARDLADRIGIPVTARKIIRERSGFLKIDSAYRMQDLLDMKDRGNLHEALISMDNALPDIPGIFVDDFGEKMIMKGSRPEMFLSAGSPPGRYKVKNPRGEIIALIEKKRGGNLRYMCVFPGG